The Primulina huaijiensis isolate GDHJ02 chromosome 17, ASM1229523v2, whole genome shotgun sequence genome window below encodes:
- the LOC140962404 gene encoding putative glucose-6-phosphate 1-epimerase: MFLIPFCCHAGGTDSMEQICKSLTLNQWAFLAHFYSTVCTTTWLWDNRAPFHLTKDVNGFEQVVLWNPRGASARVNLHGGQVISWRNHRGEEFLFNSSKANFKVPKTVRGGISACFPQFGNCDALDQHGFARKRMWKIDENPPPMRLNDSRGKSYVDLMLKPAEEDLKYWPHSFEFRLQVSLALDGNLTLVSRIRNINGKPFNFSFAYHTYLSVSDISEVRIEGLETLDYLDNLCKRERFTEQGDAITFESEVDRVYLSSAPCVAVLDHEKKRTYVVRKEGLPDVVLWNPWDKKSKAMADFGDSDYKQMLCIDGAAIETGVTLKPGEEWTGQVELAAIPSSFCTDNIHPRLKVF; this comes from the exons ATGTTCTTGATTCCCTTTTGCTGCCATGCTGGTGGGACTGACAGCATGGAGCAGATTTGTAAATCTTTAACGTTAAATCAGTGGGCATTTTTAGCACATTTCTACTCGACCGTTTGTACGACTACGT GGCTTTGGGACAACAGAGCACCATTTCATTTGACAAAGGACGTGAATGGATTTGAGCAGGTCGTGCTTTGGAACCCTCGAGGGGCATCGGCACGT GTAAATTTACATGGAGGACAAGTTATCTCATGGAGGAATCATAGAGGTGAAGAATTTCTATTCAACAGTAGCAAG GCCAACTTTAAGGTTCCAAAAACGGTGCGAGGAGGAATCTCTGCTTGTTTTCCCCAG TTTGGGAACTGTGATGCACTTGATCAACATGGATTTGCCCGGAAAAGAATGTGGAAAATTGATGAGAACCCTCCACCTATGCGCTTAAATGATTCTCGTGGTAAATCCTACGTTGACTTGATGCTCAAACCAGCTGAAGAAGATTTGAAGTATTGGCCTCATAG CTTCGAATTCCGTCTTCAAGTTTCTCTGGCGTTGGACGGGAACCTGACGCTGGTATCTCgaatcaggaacataaatggGAAACCTTTCAACTTCTCGTTTGCCTATCATACATATTTATCTGTTTCTGACATAAG TGAAGTGAGGATTGAAGGTTTAGAAACACTGGACTACCTTGATAATCTTTGCAAGAGAGAACGCTTTACAGAACAAGGAGACGCCATAACCTTTGAATCTGAG GTGGATCGTGTCTATCTCAGCTCTGCACCCTGTGTTGCTGTTCTTGATCATGAGAAAAAGCGCACATATGTAGTGAGAAAGGAAGGGCTACCAGATGTTG TTTTGTGGAATCCATGGGACAAAAAATCAAAAGCAATGGCGGATTTTGGCGATTCAGATTACAAACAGATGCTCTGTATTGACGGAGCAGCAATAGAGACGGGCGTTACCCTGAAACCGGGAGAGGAATGGACTGGTCAGGTAGAACTTGCAGCTATACCTTCTAGCTTTTGCACAGATAATATCCATCCCCGTCTGAAAGTCTTCTGA
- the LOC140963241 gene encoding uncharacterized protein — protein MSHLSSKRPSVVRKILVSWMFLMVMLVPNTRAKCSFEAIFNFGDSNSDTGGFFAASPSQPSPNGMTYFKKPTGRPTDGRLYIDFLAQGLGLPFLSPYLQSIGSDFRHGVNFATSASTVLQPTTSLFVNGVSPFYLAVQLNQMKQFKAKVDEQSSGQTNLPPPDIFGKSLYTIYIGQNDFTGNAASAGAGGVKQYMPQVVSQITSTIKELYALGGRSFMVLNLAPIGCYPGFLVQLNHESSDIDSYGCMMSYNSAVNEYNSMLKDGLQQTRQDLHDANVIYVDSHSVLLELFQHPTSHGLQHGTTACCGWGGGSYNFNQQVFCGNSKVIDGKSVTATACGDPQNYASWDGIHVTEAANKQLAYAILGGTYFDPPFPLNHFCDIQPIAPQVCYIYHSLLYKMSVKTMKDISLLLQILVLFTVLMGSLIQNTDAKCDFEAIFNFGDSNSDTGGFWAAFPAQKPPNGMTYFKKPVGRATDGRVIIDFLAQALGLPFLSPYLQSIGSDYRHGANFATLASTVLLPKTSLFVTGVSPFSLAIQLNQMKQFKVKSDELQSSGQINLPAPDVFRKSLYTFYIGQNDFTGNLPYIGISGVKHYLPQVVSQISSTIKEIYELGGRTFLVLNLAPIGCYPAFLVELPHNASDVDLFGCMISYNNAVVEYNNMLKEALRQTRESLADANVVYTDIHSVMLELFQHPTSHDMKYGTKACCGYGGGDYNFNQQVFCGNTKLINGKNITATSCSDPYNYVSWDGIHATEAANKIVAAAILDGSHFDPPFSLKKFCDIQPIG, from the exons ATGAGTCACCTTTCATCAAAAAGGCCCTCGGTTGTGAGAAAAATCTTGGTTTCTTGGATGTTTTTAATGGTTATGTTGGTTCCAAATACTAGAGCAAAGTGTTCGTTTGAAGCCATCTTCAATTTTGGGGACTCGAATTCTGATACGGGAGGATTTTTCGCTGCTTCTCCTTCGCAGCCTTCGCCAAATGGCATGACTTACTTCAAGAAACCAACCGGTAGACCAACAGATGGGAGGCTTTACATTGATTTTCTAG CTCAAGGTTTGGGATTGCCATTTCTTAGCCCCTATCTTCAGTCGATCGGTTCAGATTTCAGGCATGGTGTCAACTTCGCTACATCAGCTTCCACCGTTCTGCAGCCAACTACGTCTTTATTTGTCAATGGAGTTAGCCCTTTTTATTTAGCTGTCCAGCTGAATCAGATGAAGCAGTTTAAGGCTAAAGTCGATGAACAGTCCTCAG GGCAAACAAATCTTCCTCCACCGGACATTTTTGGAAAATCTCTTTACACAATTTACATCGGCCAGAACGATTTCACTGGTAATGCAGCCTCAGCAGGTGCCGGTGGAGTGAAGCAGTATATGCCTCAAGTGGTTTCACAAATTACCAGCACCATTAAG GAGCTCTATGCACTAGGAGGACGCTCATTTATGGTGCTTAATCTTGCTCCAATAGGCTGTTACCCCGGATTCTTGGTGCAACTCAACCATGAAAGTTCTGACATTGACTCGTATGGATGCATGATGTCTTACAACAGTGCAGTAAACGAATATAACTCAATGCTAAAAGATGGACTTCAACAAACAAGACAAGATCTCCATGATGCAAATGTGATATATGTGGACAGTCACTCCGTTCTCCTCGAGCTATTCCAGCACCCAACATCACACG GATTACAGCATGGAACCACTGCTTGCTGTGGATGGGGAGGTGGTTCTTACAATTTCAACCAGCAAGTTTTCTGTGGAAATTCTAAGGTGATTGATGGCAAGAGTGTTACAGCCACAGCGTGTGGCGATCCCCAGAATTACGCGAGCTGGGATGGAATCCATGTCACAGAAGCTGCTAACAAGCAGTTGGCATATGCTATTCTCGGTGGCACTTATTTTGATCCTCCTTTTCCCCTTAATCATTTCTGTGACATTCAGCCTATTG CACCACAAGTCTGTTATATCTACCACTCATTGCTATATAA AATGAGCGTCAAAACAATGAAAGATATTTCATTATTATTGCAAATCTTGGTTCTTTTTACAGTGTTGATGGGATCTTTAATACAAAACACTGATGCTAAATGTGATTTTGAGGCCATATTTAACTTTGGAGACTCAAACTCAGATACAGGTGGATTCTGGGCTGCTTTTCCTGCACAAAAGCCTCCCAATGGCATGACTTACTTTAAAAAACCAGTCGGGCGAGCAACCGATGGCAGAGTCATCATTGATTTTCTGG CACAAGCTTTAGGTCTGCCTTTTTTGAGCCCATATCTGCAGTCAATAGGCTCTGATTACAGACATGGTGCAAACTTTGCAACATTGGCATCCACAGTTCTTTTACCGAAAACTTCATTATTTGTTACCGGTGTTAGCCCTTTCTCTCTAGCCATCCAGCTCAATCAAATGAAGCAGTTTAAAGTCAAAAGTGATGAGCTTCAATCTTCTG GACAAATCAATCTACCCGCACCAGATGTTTTTAGAAAATCACTCTACACATTCTACATTGGCCAAAATGATTTTACAGGAAATTTGCCATATATTGGAATAAGCGGCGTAAAACATTATCTTCCTCAAGTGGTTTCCCAAATTTCTAGCACCATCAAG GAGATCTATGAGTTAGGGGGCCGAACGTTCCTGGTGCTGAATCTCGCTCCTATAGGCTGCTATCCTGCCTTCTTGGTCGAGCTGCCTCACAATGCTTCTGACGTTGACTTATTTGGATGCATGATATCTTACAATAATGCTGTGGTAGAATACAACAATATGCTTAAAGAAGCATTAAGACAAACAAGAGAAAGTTTAGCAGATGCCAATGTTGTTTATACAGACATTCATTCTGTCATGCTAGAACTATTCCAGCATCCTACTTCTCACG ATATGAAATATGGGACCAAAGCATGCTGTGGATATGGGGGTGGTGACTACAATTTCAACCAGCAAGTTTTTTGTGGAAACACAAAGTTGATCAACGGGAAGAACATCACCGCCACATCATGCAGTGACCCATACAATTATGTAAGCTGGGATGGAATCCATGCCACAGAAGCAGCAAACAAGATTGTGGCTGCTGCCATCCTCGACGGCTCTCATTTTGATCCTCCATTTTCGCTGAAGAAATTCTGCGATATTCAGCCAATAGGATGA
- the LOC140963243 gene encoding uncharacterized protein, which produces MEVSIARIRARTLWVNGGHFSFFKIPPRVLPWPFVRRVDLVFQNLGIWSDSYYNVPNYTFIAPVIGLLAYDSKESSRSYGEIGLSIMGENPFIVRLPNVTFDENRNLTAKCVRFDRNGTLEFSNVIAKNTCISRVQGHFSIVIPSQITIRNKKKDEGLKWWMIGLAGGIVGLVLLLVLGVLAYKYLQKQRIRKMERQSERSEVLDTIWIGRSRMPSASRIRTQPVLEKSYIP; this is translated from the coding sequence ATGGAAGTTTCCATTGCTCGAATTCGAGCTCGGACTCTATGGGTGAATGGTGGTCATTTCAGTTTCTTCAAAATCCCACCAAGAGTATTGCCATGGCCTTTCGTAAGGAGGGTTGATTTAGTCTTCCAAAATCTTGGAATTTGGTCGGACAGTTACTATAATGTGCCTAACTACACTTTTATTGCTCCGGTGATTGGACTTTTAGCCTATGATTCGAAAGAAAGTTCAAGAAGCTATGGAGAAATCGGGCTCAGCATCATGGGAGAAAATCCCTTCATTGTTCGGTTACCAAATGTCACATTTGACGAAAACAGAAATTTGACAGCCAAATGTGTTAGATTCGACAGGAATGGCACCTTGGAATTCAGCAATGTGATTGCAAAAAATACTTGTATTTCAAGAGTGCAGGGCCATTTTTCTATTGTCATTCCATCTCAAATAACAATAAGGAATAAGAAAAAAGATGAGGGACTAAAGTGGTGGATGATAGGATTAGCAGGTGGAATTGTGGGATTAGTCTTGCTTCTTGTGCTCGGGGTTTTGGCCTACAAGTATTTACAAAAACAGAGGATAAGAAAAATGGAGAGACAATCTGAAAGAAGTGAAGTATTGGATACAATATGGATTGGAAGAAGTAGAATGCCTTCTGCTTCAAGAATCAGAACCCAACCAGTTCTTGAAAAAAGTTATATTCCTTGA
- the LOC140962458 gene encoding protein CURVATURE THYLAKOID 1A, chloroplastic-like: MAAASSTSMAATAVFMHRLPATKLAAHGPALPLRRVPTSIPLDRISGSRRTYQLRVRASSSDESSPIDANELFTDLKEKWDAMEDKSTVLLYGGGAIVALWLATIVVGAINSVPLLPKLLELVGLGYTGWFVYRYLLYKSSRKELVEDIEALRKKISGVE, encoded by the exons ATGGCAGCGGCATCTTCCACTTCCATGGCGGCCACCGCCGTCTTCATGCACCGCTTACCCGCCACCAAACTGGCAGCTCACGGCCCCGCCCTGCCTCTCCGTCGTGTCCCTACCTCCATTCCATTGGACCGAATTTCTG GGTCCAGGAGGACTTATCAACTCCGTGTCAGGGCTTCTTCATCGGATGAATCTTCCCCAATTGATGCCAACGAATTATTCACAGACCTAAAAGAGAAG TGGGATGCTATGGAAGACAAGTCCACTGTGCTTCTATATGGAGGTGGTGCAATTGTAGCTCTTTGGTTGGCTACCATTGTTGTTGGCGCTATCAATTCAGTCCCTTTG CTTCCAAAGCTCCTGGAGTTGGTTGGCCTTGGATACACTGGATGGTTTGTATACCGTTACCTTCTTTACAAG TCGAGCCGAAAAGAACTAGTGGAAGACATTGAAGCATTAAGGAAGAAGATTTCTGGAGTTGAATAA
- the LOC140962280 gene encoding BTB/POZ domain-containing protein POB1-like isoform X2 — translation MMSNLGMDLFYPSSAVMNSDLISSPTRGPDPDFGFAFNDSNFSDRLLRIEIVSDSRAESEVCQTLVDWAATRKSKRHRGDIVKKDTALDINNSPEEQILDCLQPDDEEGVGNENHDEEEIRMMEDPHSGDEAANSDDSNLSDDCSEVLRVEMLHISSPILAAKSPFFYKLFSNGMMESEQRHVTLRISASEEAAIMELLNFMYSNTLTVTTAPAILDVLMAADKFEVASCMRHCSRLLRNLPMTPESALLYLDLPSSVLIADAVQPLTDAAKQFLASRYKDISKYQDEVTNLPLAGIEAILSSDDLQVASEDAVYDFVLKWTRTHYQTQEERRDILCSRLGRYIRFPYMTCRKLRKVLTCTDFDHDFATKAVLDALFFKAEAPHRQRTHAIEDSTYTSRRFIERAYKYRPVKVIEFEVPRQQCVVYLDLKREECSHLFPSGRVYSQAFHLGGQGFFLSAHCNMDQQSSFHCFGLFLGMQEKGSISFAVDYEFAARSKPTEEYVSKYKGNYTFTGGKAVGYRNLFSIPWTSFMAEDSLYFINGILHLKAELTIKR, via the exons ATGATGAGTAATTTGGGTATGGATCTGTTCTATCCGAGTAGTGCTGTGATGAATTCGGACCTTATTTCGTCCCCGACCCGAGGACCTGACCCGGACTTTGGGTTTGCCTTCAACGACAGCAACTTCTCCGACCGCTTGCTCCGGATCGAGATTGTTTCGGATTCCCGGGCTGAATCTGAGGTTTGTCAAACCCTAGTCGATTGGGCGGCGACTAGGAAAAGCAAGCGCCATCGTGGAGATATTGTCAAAAAGGACACGG CTTTGGATATCAACAATTCCCCGGAAGAGCAGATTTTAGATTGTCTGCAACCAGATGATGAAGAAGGTGTGGGCAATGAGAATCACGATGAAGAAGAGATTCGGATGATGGAAGATCCTCATTCAG GGGATGAAGCTGCAAATAGTGATGATTCAAATTTGTCTGATGATTGTTCCGAAGTTCTGAGGGTTGAGATGTTACATATTAGCTCTCCCATCTTAGCAGCTAAGAGTCCATTTTTCTATAAG TTATTCTCAAATGGCATGATGGAATCAGAGCAGAGACACGTAACCCTGAGAATTAGTGCCTCTG AGGAAGCTGCCATTATGGAACTTCTGAATTTTATGTATTCCAATACATTAACTGTAACTACGGCTCCTGCCATACTGGACGTTCTTATGGCTGCTGATAAATTCGAGGTTGCTTCATGTATGAGACATTGCAGTCGTTTATTAAGAAACTTGCCCATGACTCCAGAGTCTGCCTTACTGTATCTGGATCTTCCTTCCAGTGTTCTAATTGCCGATGCTGTTCAGCCATTGACTGATGCTGCAAAACAGTTTTTAGCTTCTCGCTATAAAGATATATCAAA GTATCAGGATGAGGTAACGAATTTACCTCTTGCTGGAATCGAGGCAATCTTGTCCAGCGACGATCTTCAGGTGGCCTCGGAAGATGCAGTGTATGACTTTGTGCTGAAGTGGACTAGAACTCATTATCAAACTCAGGAGGAGCGCCGGGATATCCTATGCAGTCGCTTGGGTCGTTATATACGCTTTCCGTACATGACTTGCAGGAAGCTGAGGAAAGTTTTAACCTGCACTGACTTTGATCATGATTTTGCCACTAAAGCTGTGCTCGATGCCCTTTTTTTCAAGGCTGAAGCCCCTCATCGTCAGCGAACACATGCCATAGAGGACTCAACGTACACAAGTCGCCGCTTCATAGAACGTGCATACAAGTACCGCCCCGTGAAGGTGATTGAGTTTGAGGTCCCGCGTCAGCAGTGTGTGGTCTACTTAGACCTTAAACGGGAGGAATGCTCCCATTTATTCCCATCAGGTCGGGTATACTCTCAAGCTTTCCACTTAGGTGGACAAGGTTTCTTCCTTTCTGCACACTGCAACATGGATCAGCAGAGCTCGTTTCACTGCTTCGGTCTTTTCTTGGGGATGCAAGAGAAGGGTTCCATATCATTCGCTGTAGACTATGAATTTGCTGCCAGATCAAAGCCAACCGAAGAGTACGTAAGCAAATATAAAGGTAACTACACGTTTACTGGTGGAAAGGCAGTCGGATATCGCAATCTTTTTAGCATTCCTTGGACTTCTTTCATGGCTGAGGATAGTCTTTATTTCATCAATGGCATACTCCATCTCAAAGCTGAGCTCACCATCAAACGCTGA
- the LOC140962280 gene encoding BTB/POZ domain-containing protein POB1-like isoform X1, giving the protein MMSNLGMDLFYPSSAVMNSDLISSPTRGPDPDFGFAFNDSNFSDRLLRIEIVSDSRAESEVCQTLVDWAATRKSKRHRGDIVKKDTDIYHSFAALDINNSPEEQILDCLQPDDEEGVGNENHDEEEIRMMEDPHSGDEAANSDDSNLSDDCSEVLRVEMLHISSPILAAKSPFFYKLFSNGMMESEQRHVTLRISASEEAAIMELLNFMYSNTLTVTTAPAILDVLMAADKFEVASCMRHCSRLLRNLPMTPESALLYLDLPSSVLIADAVQPLTDAAKQFLASRYKDISKYQDEVTNLPLAGIEAILSSDDLQVASEDAVYDFVLKWTRTHYQTQEERRDILCSRLGRYIRFPYMTCRKLRKVLTCTDFDHDFATKAVLDALFFKAEAPHRQRTHAIEDSTYTSRRFIERAYKYRPVKVIEFEVPRQQCVVYLDLKREECSHLFPSGRVYSQAFHLGGQGFFLSAHCNMDQQSSFHCFGLFLGMQEKGSISFAVDYEFAARSKPTEEYVSKYKGNYTFTGGKAVGYRNLFSIPWTSFMAEDSLYFINGILHLKAELTIKR; this is encoded by the exons ATGATGAGTAATTTGGGTATGGATCTGTTCTATCCGAGTAGTGCTGTGATGAATTCGGACCTTATTTCGTCCCCGACCCGAGGACCTGACCCGGACTTTGGGTTTGCCTTCAACGACAGCAACTTCTCCGACCGCTTGCTCCGGATCGAGATTGTTTCGGATTCCCGGGCTGAATCTGAGGTTTGTCAAACCCTAGTCGATTGGGCGGCGACTAGGAAAAGCAAGCGCCATCGTGGAGATATTGTCAAAAAGGACACGG ACATATACCACTCGTTTGCAGCTTTGGATATCAACAATTCCCCGGAAGAGCAGATTTTAGATTGTCTGCAACCAGATGATGAAGAAGGTGTGGGCAATGAGAATCACGATGAAGAAGAGATTCGGATGATGGAAGATCCTCATTCAG GGGATGAAGCTGCAAATAGTGATGATTCAAATTTGTCTGATGATTGTTCCGAAGTTCTGAGGGTTGAGATGTTACATATTAGCTCTCCCATCTTAGCAGCTAAGAGTCCATTTTTCTATAAG TTATTCTCAAATGGCATGATGGAATCAGAGCAGAGACACGTAACCCTGAGAATTAGTGCCTCTG AGGAAGCTGCCATTATGGAACTTCTGAATTTTATGTATTCCAATACATTAACTGTAACTACGGCTCCTGCCATACTGGACGTTCTTATGGCTGCTGATAAATTCGAGGTTGCTTCATGTATGAGACATTGCAGTCGTTTATTAAGAAACTTGCCCATGACTCCAGAGTCTGCCTTACTGTATCTGGATCTTCCTTCCAGTGTTCTAATTGCCGATGCTGTTCAGCCATTGACTGATGCTGCAAAACAGTTTTTAGCTTCTCGCTATAAAGATATATCAAA GTATCAGGATGAGGTAACGAATTTACCTCTTGCTGGAATCGAGGCAATCTTGTCCAGCGACGATCTTCAGGTGGCCTCGGAAGATGCAGTGTATGACTTTGTGCTGAAGTGGACTAGAACTCATTATCAAACTCAGGAGGAGCGCCGGGATATCCTATGCAGTCGCTTGGGTCGTTATATACGCTTTCCGTACATGACTTGCAGGAAGCTGAGGAAAGTTTTAACCTGCACTGACTTTGATCATGATTTTGCCACTAAAGCTGTGCTCGATGCCCTTTTTTTCAAGGCTGAAGCCCCTCATCGTCAGCGAACACATGCCATAGAGGACTCAACGTACACAAGTCGCCGCTTCATAGAACGTGCATACAAGTACCGCCCCGTGAAGGTGATTGAGTTTGAGGTCCCGCGTCAGCAGTGTGTGGTCTACTTAGACCTTAAACGGGAGGAATGCTCCCATTTATTCCCATCAGGTCGGGTATACTCTCAAGCTTTCCACTTAGGTGGACAAGGTTTCTTCCTTTCTGCACACTGCAACATGGATCAGCAGAGCTCGTTTCACTGCTTCGGTCTTTTCTTGGGGATGCAAGAGAAGGGTTCCATATCATTCGCTGTAGACTATGAATTTGCTGCCAGATCAAAGCCAACCGAAGAGTACGTAAGCAAATATAAAGGTAACTACACGTTTACTGGTGGAAAGGCAGTCGGATATCGCAATCTTTTTAGCATTCCTTGGACTTCTTTCATGGCTGAGGATAGTCTTTATTTCATCAATGGCATACTCCATCTCAAAGCTGAGCTCACCATCAAACGCTGA
- the LOC140963091 gene encoding uncharacterized protein isoform X4 yields MAAARFRYIMQLHKDVPKAARFYSEGLGFTIDVCTLRWAELHSGPLKLSLLRSPSFSDHVELKGYSSLLSFTVTDLNSTVSKLMDLGAELDGPIKYEIHGKVAAMRCIDGHVLGLYEPS; encoded by the exons ATGGCGGCGGCAAGATTCAGGTACATAATGCAGCTACACAAGGACGTCCCAAAAGCAGCCAGATTCTATTCAGAGGGCCTTGGATTTACCATTGATGTCTGCACTCTACGCTGGGCTGAGCTCCACTCCGGCCCCCTCAAACTCTCCCTCTTGCGTTCCCCAAG TTTCAGTGACCATGTCGAGCTGAAGGGTTACTCATCTCTGCTATCATTTACAGTAACTGACCTCAACAGTACAGTGTCAAAACTCATGGACTTAGGTGCAGAACTGGATGGTCCTATCAAATATGAAATCCATGGAAAG GTAGCAGCAATGAGGTGTATCGATGGCCATGTCTTGGGTCTTTATGAGCCATCTTAA
- the LOC140963091 gene encoding uncharacterized protein isoform X3 has protein sequence MAAARFRYIMQLHKDVPKAARFYSEGLGFTIDVCTLRWAELHSGPLKLSLLRSPSFSDHVELKGYSSLLSFTVTDLNSTVSKLMDLGAELDGPIKYEIHGKQVAAMRCIDGHVLGLYEPS, from the exons ATGGCGGCGGCAAGATTCAGGTACATAATGCAGCTACACAAGGACGTCCCAAAAGCAGCCAGATTCTATTCAGAGGGCCTTGGATTTACCATTGATGTCTGCACTCTACGCTGGGCTGAGCTCCACTCCGGCCCCCTCAAACTCTCCCTCTTGCGTTCCCCAAG TTTCAGTGACCATGTCGAGCTGAAGGGTTACTCATCTCTGCTATCATTTACAGTAACTGACCTCAACAGTACAGTGTCAAAACTCATGGACTTAGGTGCAGAACTGGATGGTCCTATCAAATATGAAATCCATGGAAAG CAGGTAGCAGCAATGAGGTGTATCGATGGCCATGTCTTGGGTCTTTATGAGCCATCTTAA
- the LOC140963091 gene encoding uncharacterized protein isoform X2, with product MAAARFRYIMQLHKDVPKAARFYSEGLGFTIDVCTLRWAELHSGPLKLSLLRSPSDHVELKGYSSLLSFTVTDLNSTVSKLMDLGAELDGPIKYEIHGKVAAMRCIDGHVLGLYEPS from the exons ATGGCGGCGGCAAGATTCAGGTACATAATGCAGCTACACAAGGACGTCCCAAAAGCAGCCAGATTCTATTCAGAGGGCCTTGGATTTACCATTGATGTCTGCACTCTACGCTGGGCTGAGCTCCACTCCGGCCCCCTCAAACTCTCCCTCTTGCGTTCCCCAAG TGACCATGTCGAGCTGAAGGGTTACTCATCTCTGCTATCATTTACAGTAACTGACCTCAACAGTACAGTGTCAAAACTCATGGACTTAGGTGCAGAACTGGATGGTCCTATCAAATATGAAATCCATGGAAAG GTAGCAGCAATGAGGTGTATCGATGGCCATGTCTTGGGTCTTTATGAGCCATCTTAA
- the LOC140963091 gene encoding uncharacterized protein isoform X1 → MAAARFRYIMQLHKDVPKAARFYSEGLGFTIDVCTLRWAELHSGPLKLSLLRSPSDHVELKGYSSLLSFTVTDLNSTVSKLMDLGAELDGPIKYEIHGKQVAAMRCIDGHVLGLYEPS, encoded by the exons ATGGCGGCGGCAAGATTCAGGTACATAATGCAGCTACACAAGGACGTCCCAAAAGCAGCCAGATTCTATTCAGAGGGCCTTGGATTTACCATTGATGTCTGCACTCTACGCTGGGCTGAGCTCCACTCCGGCCCCCTCAAACTCTCCCTCTTGCGTTCCCCAAG TGACCATGTCGAGCTGAAGGGTTACTCATCTCTGCTATCATTTACAGTAACTGACCTCAACAGTACAGTGTCAAAACTCATGGACTTAGGTGCAGAACTGGATGGTCCTATCAAATATGAAATCCATGGAAAG CAGGTAGCAGCAATGAGGTGTATCGATGGCCATGTCTTGGGTCTTTATGAGCCATCTTAA